Proteins encoded by one window of Cloeon dipterum chromosome 4, ieCloDipt1.1, whole genome shotgun sequence:
- the LOC135942681 gene encoding nose resistant to fluoxetine protein 6-like: protein MTSTVSRCFFILLICCSSSGLNVFPNLEDIAKNARVVINDIASLIEEENCRSDLLTLADGIDKLDLWAMKMIDANGKWNPAFLLGNIKSLGSYEECVSIQQSKPYIKGKYCLANVHLSSNDEQIDSLLEIATQKRRNREITMNRTNTPVPDLLPSMALIQFGICVPSTCSIADVQKAFSYIISKEKSANGEAQIESCYTNGAAPLSSGDLAFIGCVAIIVGLVFLSSVIESNFGVKEDAGFAYSCLMAFSLPTNWRKLFFISNHPGALKSLDGIRVLSTLWVVAGHKIIFTLQEPWANKNFQVESLQKLANMPFINNMPSVDTFFLMSGMLRSYNLLKEFQGNRFRFFSDFARRYLRLTPVYALVIAFYATLLTRLGSGPRWEKFVTEPGEACAVNWKNNLLYINSYVHSNKHCMIQTWYLASDMQLFLVSPLVVYALWKKPVAGKWILFLMAAIPICFTAWYTYSYEVLPTYLLNNSDEKLISYQRDVHITTHHRMAPYVVGLALGYILYSKNRNFHLSPLRALFGWLMSLSTLYFVVFGAINIVQYDHEYDPVESTFYASLHRISWAFAVGWLIFACNNENGGWITKILSLNVFQPLSKISYCIYLSHYVILMVGTARIKTPLFADDYALIHSLAGDFIISFAVATVLYLSVEAPLFEITRLIFATSKSVNQKKEA from the exons ATGACTTCGACCGTTTCAAGATGCTTCTTTATTCTTCTAATTTGCTGTTCTTCCAGTGGTCTCAACGTTTTTCCAAACTTAGAGGATATCGCTAAAAATGCGCGAGTGGTCATCAATGACATCGCATCCTTGATTGAGGAAGAGAATTGCAGGTCAGACCTGTTAACCCTAGCAGATGGCATTGACAAACTGGACTTATGGGCAATGAAAA TGATTGACGCAAATGGAAAATGGAACCCAGCTTTTTTATTGGGAAACATCAAAAGCTTGGGAAGCTACGAGGAATGTGTTTCTATCCAGCAATCAAAACCCTACATCAAGGGAAAATATTGTCTGGCCAATGTGCACCTCTCTTCAAATGATGAACAAATAGATTCATTGTTGGAAATAGCCACGCAAAAAAGACGTAACCGTGAAATAACTATGAACAGAACGAATACGCcg GTACCGGACCTGCTTCCTTCAATGGCCCTCATTCAATTCGGCATATGCGTCCCTTCAACCTGCTCAATTGCGGACGTGCAAAAGGCGTTCAGCTACATTATATCGAAGGAGAAGTCTGCCAATGGCGAGGCACAAATTGAATCATGCTACACTAACGGTGCAGCGCCGCTTTCTTCTGGAGATTTGGCATTTAT tggATGTGTTGCTATCATCGTCGGACTGGTATTCTTGAGTTCTGTAATCGAATCCAATTTTGGCGTAAAAGAAGATGCAg GGTTTGCGTATAGCTGCTTAATGGCGTTTTCTTTGCCGACTAACTGGAGGaagctcttttttatttctaaccaTCCAGGTGCATTGAAGAGCCTCGATGGTATTCGAGTCTTGAGCACACTATGGGTTGTTGCTGGACACAAAATCATCTTTACCCTTCAAGAACCGTgggcaaacaaaaattttcaagttgag TCTCTTCAGAAATTAGCAAATATGCCATTCATCAACAACATGCCCAGCGTCGACACGTTCTTCCTGATGTCTGGCATGCTGAGATCATACAACCTACTGAAGGAGTTTCAAGGCAATCgatttcgatttttctctGACTTTGCTCGCCGTTACTTAAG gctAACGCCAGTTTATGCATTGGTGATTGCTTTCTACGCTACCTTATTAACACGGCTAGGTAGTGGTCCTAGATGGGAAAAGTTCGTGACTGAGCCCGGTGAGGCCTGCGCCGTTAattggaaaaacaatttgctgTATATCAACAGCTACGTCCACAGCAACAAACAT TGCATGATCCAAACTTGGTATCTGGCATCCGACATGCAACTCTTTTTGGTCTCGCCTTTGGTTGTTTATGCTCTGTGGAAAAAACCTGTAGCTGGAAAATGGATTCTGTTTCTCATGGCCGCGATACCGATTTGTTTCACGGCCTGGTACACATACAGCTATGAAGTTCTGCCCACTTATTTGCTCAACAATTC AGACGAGAAGCTGATCAGCTATCAAAGGGACGTGCACATCACCACGCACCATCGAATGGCTCCTTACGTTGTAGGCTTGGCACTGGGATATATTCTTTACAGCAAAAACAGGAATTTTCACTTGAGTCCGTTGAGAGCGCTTTTTGGCTGGCTAATGAGCCTCTCAACGCTCTACTTTGTGGTATTTGGTGCCATCAATATCGTTCAATACGACCACGAGTACGACCCGGTCGAATCCACTTTTTACGCCAGTTTGCATCGCATCTCGTGGGCATTTGCTGTTGGCTGGCTTATTTTTGCTTGCAATAATGAAAACGGAG GTTGGATAACGAAAATTCTGTCGCTGAACGTATTTCAACCACTGAGTAAGATTTCTTATTGCATCTATTTGAGTCACTACGTGATTTTAATGGTTGGAACGGCGAGGATAAAAACTCCGCTCTTCGCAGACGATTACGCGCTG ATCCACAGCCTGGCCGGTGATTTTATAATAAGCTTTGCCGTAGCCACAGTCCTGTATCTATCGGTAGAGGCCCCtttgtttgaaattacaaGGCTCATCTTTGCAACCt ccaaGAGTGTTAACCAGAAAAAAGAAGCTTGA